From Prionailurus viverrinus isolate Anna chromosome B2, UM_Priviv_1.0, whole genome shotgun sequence, the proteins below share one genomic window:
- the MRPS18B gene encoding 28S ribosomal protein S18b, mitochondrial produces the protein MAASLSCSLLRRLLNLSPFRGAYGVQVPLQTLCTKALPEEDSLPLDPITPYKNEPWKYLDSEEYQNRYGSRPVWADYRRNHKGGIPPQRTRKTCIRRDKVAGNPCPICRDPKLHVDFRNLKLLEQFVCAHTGVIFHAPYTGVCMKQHKKLTQAIQKARDHGLLRYHIPQVEPRDLDFSTSHGAVSATPPAPSLVSGDPWYPWYSWKQPPERELSRLRRLYQSHLREESGPPPESMPELPLTTPAEASSTEQEESPQSAL, from the exons ATGGCGGCGTCCCTATCGTGTTCGTTGCTGAGGCGCCTTCTTAACCTTTCGCCCTTCAGAGGTGCCTACGGAGTTCAG GTTCCCCTCCAGACTCTTTGCACCAAAGCCCTTCCTGAGGAAGATTCTTTGCCCCTAGATCCCATAACCCCTTATAAGAATGAACCCTGGAAATATCTGGACTCAGAAG AATACCAGAATCGCTATGGTTCTCGCCCTGTGTGGGCTGACTACCGTCGAAACCACAAAGGTGGCATACCCCCTCAGCGAACTCGAAAGACCTGTATT CGTAGAGACAAAGTTGCTGGGAATCCCTGCCCCATCTGCCGGGATCCCAAGCTGCATGTCGACTTTAGG AACCTGAAGCTCTTGGAACAATTTGTCTGCGCCCACACGGGTGTCATCTTTCATGCTCCGTACACAG gGGTCTGTATGAAGCAACACAAGAAGTTGACCCAAGCCATCCAGAAAGCCAGGGATCATG GTCTCCTCAGGTACCACATTCCTCAGGTTGAACCTCGGGACCTTGACTTCAGTACCTCTCATGGAGCTGTGAGTGCTACTCCACCAGCGCCCAGCCTGGTGTCAGGTGACCCCTGGTACCCATGGTACAGCTGGAAACAGCCACCAGAGAGAGAGCTGTCCCGTCTTCGACGCCTCTATCAGAGTCATCTCCGAGAAGAGAGTGGTCCCCCACCAGAGTCAATGCCCGAATTGCCACTCACAACCCCAGCTGAAGCCTCCTCCACTGAGCAGGAGGAGAGCCCCCAGAGTGCTCTGTAG
- the ATAT1 gene encoding alpha-tubulin N-acetyltransferase 1 isoform X1, translating into MEFSFDVDALLPERITVLDQHLRPPARRPGTTTPARVDLQQQIMTIVDELGKASAKAQHLPAPITSALRMQSNRHVMYVLKDTSARPAGKGAIIGFLKVGYKKLFVLDDREAHNEVEPLCILDFYIHESLQRHGHGRELFHYMLQKERVEPHQLAIDRPSQKLLKFLNKHYNLETTVPQVNNFVIFEGFFAHQHRPPAPSLRASRHSRAAVVDPTPAAPARKLPPKRAEGDIKPYSSSDREFLKVAVEPPWPLNRAPRRATPPVHPPPRSSSLGNSPERGPLRPFVPEQELLRSLRLCPPHPTARLLLATDPGGSPAQRRRTRGDPPGLVAQSCCYSRHGGLSSSSPNTGNQEWKQGEQETQNRSASEEQVLSQDGSGEELMHTVPPQAQALPAQSWTMGGDMFNARFIRNLQDRRSTRPW; encoded by the exons ATGGAGTTCTCTTTCGATGTGGACGCCCTGCTGCCGGAGCGGATCACGGTGCTGGACCAGCACCTGCGACCCCCAGCCCGGCGACCCGGAACCACAACGCCGGCCCG tGTTGACCTGCAACAGCAAATTATGACCATTGTAGATGAACTGGGCAAGGCTTCTGCCAAG GCCCAGCATCTTCCTGCTCCCATCACCAGTGCATTAAGGATGCAGAGTAACCGCCATGTTATGTATGTGCTCAAAGACACTTCAGCGCGACC AGCTGGAAAAGGAGCCATTATTGGCTTCCTGAAAGTTGGATACAAGAAACTCTTTGTGCTG GATGATCGTGAGGCTCACAATGAGGTAGAACCACTTTGCATTCTGGACTTTTACATCCATGAGTCACTTCAACGCCATGGCCATGGACGAGAACTCTTCCACTATATGTTGCAG AAGGAGCGGGTTGAACCACACCAACTGGCCATTGACCGACCATCACAGAAGCTGCTTAAGTTcctgaataaacattacaacCTGGAGACCACAGTCCCACAG GTCAACAACTTTGTGATCTTCGAAGGCTTCTTTGCCCATCAGCACC ggccccctgctccctccctgagAGCATCTCGACATTCTCGTGCTGCTGTGGTTGATCCTACACCTGCTG CTCCAGCAAGAAAGCTGCCACCCaagagagcagagggagacatTAAGCCATATTCCTCTAGTGACCGAGAAT TTCTGAAGGTAGCTGTGGAGCCTCCTTGGCCCCTAAACAGGGCCCCTCGCCGTGCTACACCTCCAGTTCACCCACCCCCCCGCTCCAGCAGCCTGGGAAACTCACCAGAACGGGGTCCCCTCCGCCCCTTTGTGCCAGAGCAGGAGCTGCTGCGTTCCCTGCGCCTCTGCCCTCCACACCCTACTGCCCGCCTTCTGCTTGCTACTGACCCTGGGGGCAGTCCAGCCCAGCGTCGCCGCACCAG GGGGGATCCCCCAGGGCTGGTAGCCCAAAGCTGCTGCTACAGCCGCCATGGGGGATTGAGTTCCTCATCCCCCAATACAG GCAACcaagagtggaagcagggggAACAGGAAACACAGAATAG GTCTGCCAGCGAGGAGCAGGTCTTGTCACAGGATGGGTCTGGGGAGGAACTCATGCACACAGTTCCTCCACAGGCCCAGGCCCTGCCAGCTCAGTCCTGGACAATGGGTGGGGACATGTTCAACGCCAGGTTCATTCGAAACTTGCAGGACCGTCGCAGCACTAGGCCTTGGTGA
- the ATAT1 gene encoding alpha-tubulin N-acetyltransferase 1 isoform X2, with amino-acid sequence MEFSFDVDALLPERITVLDQHLRPPARRPGTTTPARVDLQQQIMTIVDELGKASAKAQHLPAPITSALRMQSNRHVMYVLKDTSARPAGKGAIIGFLKVGYKKLFVLDDREAHNEVEPLCILDFYIHESLQRHGHGRELFHYMLQKERVEPHQLAIDRPSQKLLKFLNKHYNLETTVPQVNNFVIFEGFFAHQHPPARKLPPKRAEGDIKPYSSSDREFLKVAVEPPWPLNRAPRRATPPVHPPPRSSSLGNSPERGPLRPFVPEQELLRSLRLCPPHPTARLLLATDPGGSPAQRRRTRGDPPGLVAQSCCYSRHGGLSSSSPNTGNQEWKQGEQETQNRSASEEQVLSQDGSGEELMHTVPPQAQALPAQSWTMGGDMFNARFIRNLQDRRSTRPW; translated from the exons ATGGAGTTCTCTTTCGATGTGGACGCCCTGCTGCCGGAGCGGATCACGGTGCTGGACCAGCACCTGCGACCCCCAGCCCGGCGACCCGGAACCACAACGCCGGCCCG tGTTGACCTGCAACAGCAAATTATGACCATTGTAGATGAACTGGGCAAGGCTTCTGCCAAG GCCCAGCATCTTCCTGCTCCCATCACCAGTGCATTAAGGATGCAGAGTAACCGCCATGTTATGTATGTGCTCAAAGACACTTCAGCGCGACC AGCTGGAAAAGGAGCCATTATTGGCTTCCTGAAAGTTGGATACAAGAAACTCTTTGTGCTG GATGATCGTGAGGCTCACAATGAGGTAGAACCACTTTGCATTCTGGACTTTTACATCCATGAGTCACTTCAACGCCATGGCCATGGACGAGAACTCTTCCACTATATGTTGCAG AAGGAGCGGGTTGAACCACACCAACTGGCCATTGACCGACCATCACAGAAGCTGCTTAAGTTcctgaataaacattacaacCTGGAGACCACAGTCCCACAG GTCAACAACTTTGTGATCTTCGAAGGCTTCTTTGCCCATCAGCACC CTCCAGCAAGAAAGCTGCCACCCaagagagcagagggagacatTAAGCCATATTCCTCTAGTGACCGAGAAT TTCTGAAGGTAGCTGTGGAGCCTCCTTGGCCCCTAAACAGGGCCCCTCGCCGTGCTACACCTCCAGTTCACCCACCCCCCCGCTCCAGCAGCCTGGGAAACTCACCAGAACGGGGTCCCCTCCGCCCCTTTGTGCCAGAGCAGGAGCTGCTGCGTTCCCTGCGCCTCTGCCCTCCACACCCTACTGCCCGCCTTCTGCTTGCTACTGACCCTGGGGGCAGTCCAGCCCAGCGTCGCCGCACCAG GGGGGATCCCCCAGGGCTGGTAGCCCAAAGCTGCTGCTACAGCCGCCATGGGGGATTGAGTTCCTCATCCCCCAATACAG GCAACcaagagtggaagcagggggAACAGGAAACACAGAATAG GTCTGCCAGCGAGGAGCAGGTCTTGTCACAGGATGGGTCTGGGGAGGAACTCATGCACACAGTTCCTCCACAGGCCCAGGCCCTGCCAGCTCAGTCCTGGACAATGGGTGGGGACATGTTCAACGCCAGGTTCATTCGAAACTTGCAGGACCGTCGCAGCACTAGGCCTTGGTGA
- the CB2H6orf136 gene encoding uncharacterized protein C6orf136 homolog isoform X1 → MYQPSRGAARRLGPCLRTYQARPQDQLSPRALPFPPLWPHSTTTTSPSSILWSPPLPPPPIWLLPRAPPLPLPQIQALSSPWVVLPPGKGEEGPGPEMHSGCLDGLRSLFEGPPCPYPGALIPFQAPGTSCPCPATPSGDPSMEEHLAIMYERLRHELPNLFLHSHDYTLYSSDVEFINEILNIRTKGLTWYILSLTLCRFLAWNYFAQLRLEVLQLTRHPENWTLQARWRLVGLPIHMLFLRFYKRDKEELYQTYDAYSTFFLNSNGLICRHRLDKLMPSHSPPTPVKKLLVGALVALGLSEPEPNLHLCSKT, encoded by the exons ATGTACCAGCCCAGCCGGGGGGCGGCCAGGCGTCTCGGCCCCTGCCTCCGTACCTACCAGGCTCGCCCCCAG GACCAGCTTTCTCCACGGGCTCTACCATTTCCTCCACTTTGGCCCCACTCCACAACAACCACTTCTCCATCTTCTATTCTCTggtctcccccactcccaccccctcctATCTGGTTGCTTCCCCgagctccccccctccctctccctcagatCCAGGCCCTCAGCTCACCATGGGTGGTTCTCCCtccaggaaagggagaggagggaccAGGACCTGAGATGCATAGCGGCTGCTTGGATGGGCTTAGGAGCCTATTTGAGGGACCTCCCTGCCCCTATCCTGGGGCTTTGATACCTTTCCAAGCCCCTGGGACCTCTTGCCCTTGCCCTGCCACTCCATCAGGAGATCCGAGTATGGAGGAGCACCTGGCTATCATGTATGAGAGACTGAGACACGAG CTTCCCAATCTCTTCCTTCACTCCCACGACTATACTCTCTACTCATCGGATGTGGAATTCATCAATGAGATCCTGAACATACGCACCAA GGGCCTAACATGGTACATTCTGTCACTGACCCTCTGCCGCTTCCTGGCCTGGAACTATTTTGCACAACTTCGGTTGGAGGTTCTACAGCTGACCCGCCACCCAGAGAATTGGACCCTGCAAGCCCGCTGGCGGCTTGTGGGGCTGCCCATCCACATGCTTTTCCTGCGTTTCTACAAGCGTGACAAGGAAGAGCTTTACCA GACCTATGATGCCTATTCCACCTTCTTCCTGAATTCCAATGGCCTCATTTGTCGCCATCGCCTAGACAAA CTGATGCCTTCACACTCACCCCCAACACCTGTGAAGAAACTGCTAGTGGGAGCCCTGGTGGCTCTAGGACTGTCAGAGCCAGAACCCAACTTACACCTGTGTTCTAAGACCTGA
- the CB2H6orf136 gene encoding uncharacterized protein C6orf136 homolog isoform X2: MATPPAETVPQGHLWGQDQLSPRALPFPPLWPHSTTTTSPSSILWSPPLPPPPIWLLPRAPPLPLPQIQALSSPWVVLPPGKGEEGPGPEMHSGCLDGLRSLFEGPPCPYPGALIPFQAPGTSCPCPATPSGDPSMEEHLAIMYERLRHELPNLFLHSHDYTLYSSDVEFINEILNIRTKGLTWYILSLTLCRFLAWNYFAQLRLEVLQLTRHPENWTLQARWRLVGLPIHMLFLRFYKRDKEELYQTYDAYSTFFLNSNGLICRHRLDKLMPSHSPPTPVKKLLVGALVALGLSEPEPNLHLCSKT, encoded by the exons ATGGCCACGCCCCCGGCGGAGACGGTGCCTCAGGGACACCTTTGGGGACAG GACCAGCTTTCTCCACGGGCTCTACCATTTCCTCCACTTTGGCCCCACTCCACAACAACCACTTCTCCATCTTCTATTCTCTggtctcccccactcccaccccctcctATCTGGTTGCTTCCCCgagctccccccctccctctccctcagatCCAGGCCCTCAGCTCACCATGGGTGGTTCTCCCtccaggaaagggagaggagggaccAGGACCTGAGATGCATAGCGGCTGCTTGGATGGGCTTAGGAGCCTATTTGAGGGACCTCCCTGCCCCTATCCTGGGGCTTTGATACCTTTCCAAGCCCCTGGGACCTCTTGCCCTTGCCCTGCCACTCCATCAGGAGATCCGAGTATGGAGGAGCACCTGGCTATCATGTATGAGAGACTGAGACACGAG CTTCCCAATCTCTTCCTTCACTCCCACGACTATACTCTCTACTCATCGGATGTGGAATTCATCAATGAGATCCTGAACATACGCACCAA GGGCCTAACATGGTACATTCTGTCACTGACCCTCTGCCGCTTCCTGGCCTGGAACTATTTTGCACAACTTCGGTTGGAGGTTCTACAGCTGACCCGCCACCCAGAGAATTGGACCCTGCAAGCCCGCTGGCGGCTTGTGGGGCTGCCCATCCACATGCTTTTCCTGCGTTTCTACAAGCGTGACAAGGAAGAGCTTTACCA GACCTATGATGCCTATTCCACCTTCTTCCTGAATTCCAATGGCCTCATTTGTCGCCATCGCCTAGACAAA CTGATGCCTTCACACTCACCCCCAACACCTGTGAAGAAACTGCTAGTGGGAGCCCTGGTGGCTCTAGGACTGTCAGAGCCAGAACCCAACTTACACCTGTGTTCTAAGACCTGA